The following are encoded in a window of Tessaracoccus flavescens genomic DNA:
- a CDS encoding DUF3039 domain-containing protein, translated as MSELAPGSQTVIDERTELFEDGDQDRFSHYVPKDKLMAAMVNGTPVVALCGKVWVPTKNPDKFPVCPECKEIWESMNAGQ; from the coding sequence ATGAGCGAATTGGCCCCCGGATCCCAGACAGTCATCGATGAACGCACCGAACTGTTCGAAGACGGCGACCAGGACCGCTTCTCGCACTACGTGCCGAAGGACAAGCTGATGGCCGCCATGGTCAACGGCACGCCCGTCGTGGCGCTGTGCGGAAAGGTCTGGGTCCCGACGAAGAACCCGGACAAGTTCCCGGTGTGCCCGGAGTGCAAGGAGATCTGGGAATCGATGAACGCCGGCCAGTGA
- a CDS encoding MFS transporter: protein MDGSRRGALIVGIMLSVFTVAFQSIGLATALPTMMNHFDAAHLYPWAFTTMVSGMLLATILTGRIADLRGPAPPMYLGFALFAVGLVLGWQAPSVWVVLLARLVQGLGAGALNLTLSVVVAHGFPPRDRPRAMALVSFCWLLPAFVGPPFAAWLTHYSWRLVFASMIPLVVVALLITLPGVRHVQTRFEQGEDEVPPVAVWPTAAVTLAPSLILLAGQGLGVWSVVCAVAGVLVLGWGLLRILAPAARGFGPGVPSVVLSRAIQAGSFFAAETILLVTLQDLRGYTTFQVGWALTVGSIGWTIGSWLQSQSWMRIDRDTYVTLGAAFSTTGIAGLAAFAWIDQLPIYFALGAWIFAGIGMGLTMPSSSVAVMSLSSRYEQGRNQSSMQVAESVGNSVVTALAGGIYTALLAVPPQRLSYAAALTATLVVAACAIVISRRIGRIPNELLEPAQG, encoded by the coding sequence ATGGACGGGTCGCGGCGCGGGGCGCTGATCGTCGGCATCATGCTGTCGGTGTTCACCGTCGCCTTCCAGTCGATCGGCCTGGCGACGGCGTTGCCGACGATGATGAACCACTTCGATGCGGCGCACCTGTATCCATGGGCGTTCACGACGATGGTCTCCGGCATGCTGCTCGCCACCATCCTGACCGGCAGGATCGCCGACCTGCGTGGCCCGGCGCCGCCGATGTACCTCGGGTTCGCGCTGTTCGCAGTCGGCCTCGTGCTCGGCTGGCAGGCGCCGTCGGTGTGGGTCGTGCTCCTTGCACGGCTGGTCCAGGGGCTGGGAGCAGGGGCGCTGAACCTGACGCTCTCGGTGGTCGTCGCGCATGGCTTCCCGCCGCGGGACAGGCCGAGGGCGATGGCGCTGGTGTCGTTCTGCTGGCTGCTTCCCGCCTTCGTCGGCCCGCCCTTCGCGGCCTGGCTGACCCACTACTCGTGGCGGCTGGTGTTCGCGAGCATGATCCCGCTGGTGGTGGTGGCACTGCTGATCACCCTCCCCGGCGTCCGGCACGTTCAGACGCGGTTCGAGCAGGGCGAGGACGAGGTGCCTCCCGTCGCCGTGTGGCCGACGGCGGCGGTCACCCTCGCGCCCTCCCTGATCCTGCTTGCGGGGCAGGGCCTCGGGGTGTGGAGCGTCGTCTGCGCGGTCGCGGGCGTGCTCGTCCTCGGCTGGGGGCTTCTCCGGATCCTCGCGCCCGCCGCCCGTGGCTTCGGGCCCGGCGTGCCGAGCGTCGTGCTTTCGCGGGCCATCCAGGCAGGCTCGTTCTTCGCGGCCGAGACGATCCTGCTCGTCACCCTGCAGGACCTGCGCGGCTACACCACCTTCCAGGTCGGCTGGGCGCTCACCGTCGGCAGCATCGGCTGGACCATCGGGTCGTGGCTGCAGTCGCAGAGCTGGATGCGGATCGACCGGGACACCTACGTCACCCTCGGTGCGGCCTTCTCGACGACGGGCATAGCGGGGCTGGCCGCCTTCGCCTGGATCGACCAGTTGCCGATCTACTTCGCGCTCGGCGCCTGGATCTTCGCGGGCATCGGGATGGGGTTGACCATGCCGAGCAGTTCGGTCGCGGTGATGAGCCTGTCCTCTCGCTACGAACAGGGCCGCAACCAGTCGTCGATGCAGGTGGCGGAGTCGGTGGGCAACTCGGTGGTCACCGCCCTCGCGGGAGGCATCTACACCGCGCTGCTCGCCGTGCCCCCACAGCGGCTCAGCTACGCGGCTGCCCTCACTGCGACGCTTGTGGTGGCGGCGTGCGCGATCGTGATCTCGCGCCGGATCGGGCGCATCCCCAACGAGTTGCTCGAGCCGGCGCAGGGCTGA
- a CDS encoding serine/threonine-protein kinase has protein sequence MEMIGRYRITGRIGSGSFATVYQGQDDTLDVPVAVKVLADNWATNDDVRARFLAEARLLRRLSDERVVRVYDIGTTDRGQPYFVMDLANGGSLEQLRKRMAPPGLALRLAAEAARALEVLHRNQLVHRDVTPGNILLTNTPTGVRVMLADLGVAKSLLDEYRDTMTAGTPAYMALEQANSTQLDQRSDIYSLACVTYALLTGRPPFPVKTLAELLSRNHSIGPAAIAAQIGAPELLDQVMASALSPDPNRRPQTAAQFAEVLDRLADTLPGGESYQPRPISSSATATSLSSLPVAPPPMGSLISGGRQNSSLTPHSETPVSMLDNYIGRGRYQPKKAKESHSPWFYAWVTASAVLLLCATIFLTIYVLTN, from the coding sequence ATGGAGATGATTGGGCGCTACAGGATCACCGGCCGTATCGGTTCGGGTTCCTTCGCGACGGTGTACCAGGGGCAGGACGACACCCTCGACGTGCCCGTCGCAGTCAAGGTGCTCGCGGACAACTGGGCGACCAACGACGACGTGCGCGCCAGGTTCCTCGCCGAGGCCCGTCTCCTGCGCCGCCTCTCCGACGAGCGCGTGGTGCGCGTCTACGACATCGGCACCACCGACCGTGGCCAGCCCTACTTCGTGATGGACCTTGCCAACGGCGGATCGCTGGAGCAGCTGCGCAAACGCATGGCCCCTCCCGGCCTTGCGCTCAGGCTCGCCGCAGAGGCCGCCCGAGCGCTCGAGGTGCTGCACCGCAACCAGCTCGTGCACCGCGACGTCACCCCCGGCAACATCCTGCTGACCAACACCCCCACCGGCGTTCGGGTCATGCTGGCCGACCTGGGGGTCGCCAAGTCGCTGCTCGACGAGTACCGCGACACCATGACGGCGGGAACCCCCGCCTACATGGCCCTCGAGCAGGCGAACTCGACCCAACTGGACCAGCGCTCCGACATCTACTCGCTCGCGTGCGTGACCTACGCGCTGCTTACCGGGCGCCCCCCGTTCCCGGTGAAGACCCTTGCCGAGCTGCTGAGCCGCAACCACTCCATCGGTCCGGCAGCGATCGCGGCCCAGATCGGGGCCCCGGAACTCCTCGACCAGGTGATGGCCTCCGCGCTGTCGCCCGACCCGAACCGCCGCCCCCAGACCGCCGCCCAGTTCGCGGAGGTGCTCGACCGGCTCGCGGACACCCTCCCCGGGGGAGAGTCGTACCAGCCGCGCCCCATCTCCTCCTCGGCGACGGCGACGTCGCTGAGTTCGCTTCCCGTTGCTCCCCCGCCGATGGGATCCCTGATCAGCGGCGGAAGGCAGAACTCGAGCCTGACCCCGCACAGCGAGACGCCCGTCTCCATGCTGGACAACTACATCGGCCGCGGCAGGTACCAGCCGAAGAAGGCCAAGGAGTCGCACTCCCCCTGGTTCTACGCCTGGGTGACGGCGTCGGCCGTCCTGCTGCTCTGCGCGACGATCTTCCTGACCATCTACGTCCTGACCAACTGA
- a CDS encoding RDD family protein, which yields MTSAPQQPPAGWYPDPAGSGGERYWDGIAWSQATRDWPTPTATDHNPIGGPQTYGSPQGGYARPIGAQATQGQPAGFWWRLLGYVIDTILVSIVGSILSSATGLSTQVQGELDRWARELLLWSEAPTGDMPMPADAFWSAMLYSTLISIIVYAAYRTILLGTLSATLGQQAVGLRTVKVGEPADSKLGWGTAAVRGIVGALLYESIGFINGIFAAFTPRKQTLSDMISKTQVLKIR from the coding sequence ATGACCAGTGCGCCCCAACAGCCCCCTGCAGGTTGGTATCCGGATCCCGCCGGATCCGGAGGTGAACGGTACTGGGACGGCATCGCGTGGTCGCAGGCCACCCGCGACTGGCCGACCCCCACCGCCACCGATCACAACCCCATCGGCGGGCCCCAGACCTACGGTTCGCCCCAGGGCGGCTACGCCCGACCCATCGGCGCTCAGGCGACGCAGGGCCAGCCAGCGGGATTCTGGTGGCGTCTCCTCGGCTACGTGATCGACACGATCCTTGTCTCCATCGTCGGCTCGATCCTCTCGTCGGCGACCGGCCTCAGCACGCAGGTCCAAGGGGAGCTGGACCGCTGGGCGCGCGAGCTTCTGCTGTGGTCGGAGGCCCCGACCGGCGACATGCCGATGCCGGCCGACGCCTTCTGGAGCGCGATGCTCTATTCGACGCTGATCAGCATCATCGTCTACGCCGCCTACCGCACCATCCTGCTCGGAACGCTCAGCGCGACGCTCGGCCAGCAGGCCGTCGGGCTGCGCACCGTCAAGGTGGGAGAGCCGGCCGACTCCAAGCTAGGCTGGGGCACCGCCGCCGTCCGCGGCATCGTCGGTGCCCTCCTCTACGAGTCCATCGGCTTCATCAACGGGATCTTCGCTGCGTTCACGCCGCGCAAGCAGACGCTCTCGGACATGATCTCCAAGACCCAAGTTCTCAAGATTCGCTGA
- the malQ gene encoding 4-alpha-glucanotransferase: MTDVFPGLALLADRFGIAQEFWDWKGRHVAIPAETIIEVLRAFDIEAATPEAADAALTRLEDDRWQRTLPACTVVEEGQGVHVDVHLPAGTQVRVHVCLESGETRPAWQSHNDTPDRHVDGRAIGEATFWLGADLPTGYHRIVARTVEGESTASLIVTPGFVGFPASMRDQRIWGYATQLYSVTSDESWGIGDLTDLADLITWSGTRQFAGYVLINPLHAAEPVPPLEPSPYLPASRRFINPIYIRPEAIDEYATLGNSERNDIHALRARALVAAESGSVDRDAVWPLKLEALRIIHRAGMRAARRIAYDDFRRREGVGLRNFGVWSALCVIHGQRWSEWPEELRRPSSPAVAAFAEEHAEDVDFFEWLQWIAQTQVSAAQSTAGQVGMPVGIISDLAVGVHRQGAETWMMPDVFAAGMSVGAPPDQYNQAGQDWGQPPWRPDKLEQLSYAPFRAMVSAALRGVGGVRVDHIIGLFRLWWVPQGGGPTVGTYVRNNHEAMVGILALEAQRAQALVVGEDLGTVEPWVRDYLSRRGILGTSVLWFEADEHGQPLPAHRWREYCMASVTTHDLPPTLGYLAGDHVRLRESLGLLTEPLEAELEHAKREQAEWIATLVRYGLLAEDRTGDPIEVMLALHRYLLHTPSKVLLANLTDAVGERRAQNQPGTVDEYPNWRIPLADRDGARIQLEDIFEAELPKRLAAVMNGYDEQPVSRWD; this comes from the coding sequence GTGACTGACGTGTTCCCTGGACTCGCCCTCCTCGCCGACCGGTTCGGCATCGCCCAGGAGTTCTGGGACTGGAAGGGCAGGCACGTGGCCATCCCCGCCGAGACGATCATCGAGGTGTTGCGCGCCTTCGACATCGAGGCGGCGACCCCCGAGGCGGCCGATGCCGCCCTGACCAGGCTCGAGGACGACCGCTGGCAGCGCACCCTGCCCGCGTGCACGGTGGTGGAGGAGGGGCAGGGAGTCCACGTCGACGTCCACCTTCCCGCAGGCACGCAGGTGCGCGTCCACGTGTGCCTGGAGTCGGGCGAGACCCGGCCGGCCTGGCAGTCGCACAACGACACCCCGGACCGTCACGTCGACGGCCGCGCCATCGGCGAGGCAACCTTCTGGCTCGGCGCCGACCTTCCGACCGGCTACCACCGGATCGTGGCGCGCACCGTCGAAGGCGAGTCGACCGCCTCGCTGATCGTCACGCCAGGCTTCGTCGGTTTCCCGGCCTCCATGCGGGACCAGCGGATCTGGGGCTACGCCACCCAGCTCTACTCCGTGACCTCTGACGAATCGTGGGGGATCGGCGACCTCACCGACCTCGCCGACCTGATCACCTGGTCGGGCACCCGGCAGTTCGCGGGCTACGTGCTGATCAACCCGCTGCACGCCGCAGAGCCGGTGCCCCCGCTGGAGCCCTCGCCGTATCTGCCGGCCAGCCGCAGGTTCATCAACCCGATCTACATCCGCCCCGAGGCGATCGACGAGTACGCGACCCTCGGCAATTCCGAGCGCAACGACATCCACGCGCTGCGGGCGCGTGCCCTCGTCGCGGCCGAATCGGGAAGCGTCGACCGCGACGCGGTGTGGCCGCTCAAGCTCGAGGCGCTGCGGATCATCCACCGTGCGGGGATGCGCGCCGCCCGCCGGATCGCCTACGACGACTTCCGACGCCGCGAGGGCGTCGGGCTGCGCAACTTCGGTGTCTGGTCGGCCCTGTGCGTGATCCACGGCCAGCGCTGGTCCGAGTGGCCCGAGGAACTGCGACGGCCCAGCTCGCCCGCGGTGGCGGCCTTCGCCGAGGAGCACGCCGAGGACGTCGACTTCTTTGAGTGGCTGCAGTGGATCGCGCAGACGCAGGTCTCGGCGGCACAGTCCACCGCCGGGCAGGTCGGGATGCCGGTGGGCATCATCTCCGACCTGGCCGTCGGCGTGCACCGGCAGGGAGCCGAGACGTGGATGATGCCCGACGTGTTTGCCGCAGGCATGAGCGTCGGTGCGCCCCCGGACCAGTACAACCAGGCCGGACAGGACTGGGGACAGCCCCCGTGGCGTCCGGACAAGCTGGAGCAGCTGTCTTACGCACCCTTCCGGGCTATGGTCTCCGCGGCACTGCGTGGCGTCGGCGGCGTCCGGGTCGACCACATCATCGGGCTCTTCCGCCTGTGGTGGGTGCCTCAGGGCGGCGGCCCGACCGTCGGGACCTACGTGCGCAACAACCATGAGGCCATGGTCGGCATCCTCGCGCTCGAGGCGCAACGCGCCCAGGCCCTGGTCGTCGGCGAGGACCTCGGCACCGTCGAGCCCTGGGTGCGCGACTACCTGTCGCGCCGCGGAATCCTCGGCACCTCCGTGCTGTGGTTCGAGGCCGACGAACACGGGCAGCCGCTGCCCGCGCACCGGTGGCGCGAGTACTGCATGGCCTCGGTCACCACCCACGACCTGCCGCCGACCCTCGGCTATCTCGCGGGCGACCACGTCCGGCTGCGCGAGAGCCTCGGCCTGCTGACCGAGCCGCTCGAGGCCGAACTGGAGCACGCCAAGCGCGAACAGGCCGAATGGATCGCGACGCTCGTGCGCTACGGTCTCCTCGCCGAGGACCGCACCGGCGACCCGATCGAGGTCATGCTCGCCCTGCACCGCTACCTCCTGCACACGCCGTCGAAGGTGCTGCTCGCCAACCTCACCGACGCCGTCGGTGAGCGCCGAGCGCAGAACCAGCCGGGCACCGTCGACGAGTACCCCAACTGGCGCATCCCGCTCGCGGACCGCGACGGCGCCCGGATCCAGCTCGAGGACATCTTCGAGGCCGAACTGCCGAAGCGTCTCGCCGCGGTGATGAACGGATACGACGAGCAGCCCGTCTCCCGCTGGGACTGA
- a CDS encoding tetratricopeptide repeat protein, giving the protein METLDQLTPLAEKAMALYREGDVEAARSAGEEFWDRVPQPPQTDGERLAAQLSLIIARRAVPVSTGDATRWLERAREAYAGSTGGQAQCDFVAGTIAFEEGRLPEARAFFDKAVAVTGPKAFDEEDPKYKAFFDGAASPAAGGSSAQELAEQGEEACDAGNFAKAVTLWQQALAAADPADEDLAFWLHASIGDAQFQLGDYSAAYASEQEALKIGGTGNPFVWLRLGQSAFELGNAKQATDALLSAYMLEGDEIFEDEDPKYRESLVQQGLIS; this is encoded by the coding sequence ATGGAAACACTCGACCAGCTCACCCCCCTGGCGGAGAAGGCGATGGCCCTCTACCGGGAGGGCGATGTGGAGGCCGCGCGTAGCGCAGGCGAGGAGTTCTGGGACCGGGTCCCGCAGCCACCGCAGACGGACGGGGAGCGGCTCGCCGCCCAGCTGTCGCTGATCATCGCGCGCCGCGCCGTGCCCGTCTCGACCGGCGACGCGACCCGATGGCTCGAACGCGCTCGCGAGGCCTACGCCGGGAGCACCGGCGGGCAGGCGCAGTGCGACTTCGTGGCGGGCACCATCGCCTTCGAAGAGGGAAGGCTGCCCGAGGCCCGCGCCTTCTTCGACAAGGCGGTGGCCGTCACCGGTCCGAAGGCCTTCGACGAGGAGGACCCGAAGTACAAGGCCTTCTTCGACGGTGCCGCCTCACCGGCAGCCGGTGGCTCGTCGGCCCAGGAACTCGCCGAACAGGGCGAGGAGGCCTGCGATGCGGGCAACTTCGCGAAGGCGGTGACCCTCTGGCAGCAGGCACTGGCCGCCGCCGACCCCGCCGACGAGGACCTCGCCTTCTGGCTGCACGCCAGCATCGGTGACGCCCAGTTCCAGCTCGGTGACTACTCGGCCGCCTATGCCTCAGAGCAGGAGGCGCTGAAGATCGGCGGAACGGGCAACCCGTTCGTGTGGCTGCGGCTCGGCCAGTCTGCCTTCGAACTCGGCAATGCGAAGCAGGCGACGGACGCGCTGCTCAGCGCCTACATGCTCGAGGGCGACGAGATCTTCGAGGACGAGGACCCGAAGTACCGCGAGTCGCTGGTGCAGCAGGGCCTGATCTCCTAG
- a CDS encoding GH-E family nuclease, which yields MGKKKHLMGPAAGRIGKLVGDKLNAGDFAKGASSQLKKSSDEIVQKVKRVSKRRKYLGSTPGKTTRTGREVIERMRKEGKIRRIDGEDQLIWKNPRTGETEFYPLKDTDMGHYPVDAVTYWNTEGIKHGPKSEAVRKWMLDPDNYELQPSWYNRSEGAKLGVQYQVPTP from the coding sequence ATGGGCAAGAAGAAGCACCTGATGGGCCCCGCCGCGGGCCGGATCGGAAAGCTGGTCGGTGACAAGCTCAACGCCGGAGACTTCGCAAAGGGCGCCTCCAGCCAGTTGAAGAAGTCCAGCGACGAGATCGTGCAGAAGGTCAAGCGCGTCTCGAAGCGGCGCAAGTATCTGGGCAGCACGCCGGGCAAGACGACGCGCACCGGGCGCGAGGTGATCGAGCGGATGCGCAAGGAAGGCAAGATCCGCAGGATCGACGGCGAGGACCAGTTGATCTGGAAGAACCCGCGCACCGGAGAGACCGAGTTCTACCCCCTCAAGGACACCGACATGGGGCACTACCCAGTCGACGCCGTGACCTACTGGAACACCGAGGGGATCAAGCACGGACCCAAGTCCGAGGCGGTCCGCAAGTGGATGCTCGACCCGGACAACTACGAGCTCCAACCATCCTGGTACAACCGTTCAGAGGGCGCTAAACTCGGCGTCCAGTACCAAGTCCCGACGCCGTAG
- a CDS encoding WXG100-like domain-containing protein, whose amino-acid sequence MAMMLPGWLTEALQYLGYNWPTSNEDILHANAEAFRDAGREADSIIADIEAALSHIQSNNAGEASEAFLGYMRGDESNLSSLHDFTDAAGIIAGGFDIASGLVVTFKIAVIGQLVILAGAIAAAVASFGLASGAAVAAREAARRAINAALEIAVQELMG is encoded by the coding sequence ATGGCGATGATGCTCCCAGGCTGGCTCACCGAGGCCCTGCAGTACCTCGGCTACAACTGGCCGACAAGCAACGAGGACATCCTCCACGCGAACGCCGAGGCGTTCCGGGATGCAGGCCGCGAGGCAGACAGCATCATCGCAGACATCGAGGCGGCGCTCAGCCACATCCAGTCCAACAACGCAGGCGAGGCTTCCGAGGCCTTCCTCGGCTACATGCGTGGCGACGAGTCGAACCTCTCCTCCCTGCACGACTTCACGGACGCGGCGGGCATCATCGCCGGCGGCTTCGACATCGCGTCGGGCCTGGTGGTGACCTTCAAGATCGCCGTGATCGGGCAGCTCGTCATCCTCGCCGGTGCCATCGCGGCGGCCGTCGCCTCGTTCGGCCTCGCCTCCGGCGCGGCCGTCGCGGCACGCGAGGCGGCCAGGCGGGCGATCAACGCGGCGCTCGAGATCGCGGTGCAGGAGCTGATGGGCTGA
- a CDS encoding YbaB/EbfC family nucleoid-associated protein, whose amino-acid sequence MTQTPAGESLPQVFDRIVASMGGVQNLVDRTEHTPEPPRGIVVEHVSGGITVTVDDGRVQSISIDPALGDARGADMITDLRDAVNGALSEFERANLAQLEKVNSDFGQVMRQLGGLQADIHAAYRNDIERLRP is encoded by the coding sequence ATGACACAGACTCCAGCCGGAGAATCACTGCCACAGGTCTTCGACCGCATCGTCGCCTCCATGGGCGGCGTGCAGAACCTCGTCGACCGCACCGAGCACACCCCGGAACCTCCGAGGGGGATCGTCGTCGAGCACGTCTCGGGCGGCATCACCGTCACCGTCGACGACGGACGCGTCCAGTCCATCTCGATCGATCCGGCCCTCGGCGACGCACGCGGCGCCGACATGATCACGGATCTGCGGGACGCCGTCAACGGCGCGCTGAGTGAGTTCGAGCGGGCAAACCTCGCCCAGCTCGAGAAGGTCAACTCCGACTTCGGTCAGGTGATGCGCCAGCTCGGGGGGCTCCAGGCCGACATCCATGCCGCCTACCGCAACGACATCGAGAGGCTGCGGCCGTGA
- a CDS encoding nicotinate phosphoribosyltransferase: MTAALLTDHYELTMVQAAMDAGTANRRSLFDLFTRRLPEGRRYGVVAGLGRALEAIDNFRFGEEELCFLLERGVIRENLAAWLADYRFNGDIWGYAEGEIYFPGSPVLSVEGTFAEACILETVLLSIYNHDSAIAAAGSRMTAMAGERRCAEMGSRRTSEWAAVAAARAAYIAGFASTSNLEAGRTYSIPTIGTAAHSFTLLHDTEEDAFKAQLAALGEDTTLLVDTYDVEAAIRKGVELTEGRLGSIRLDSGDLAIMARQARDLLDDLGATDTKIMVTSDLDEWQIALLQGAPVDGYGVGTSLVTGSGHPTCGFVYKLVARAASDEPDAEWISVGKKSKGKNTLGGRKFAMRRLGEDGRAESEVIGLGAAPVNDGNDRDLLVPIITDGRRVYEASLEDARTRHADSLAELPLSARRISKGDPALETIILDEGGDVTTNPYQAAPVVTNI, from the coding sequence ATGACAGCAGCCTTGTTGACCGACCACTACGAGCTGACCATGGTCCAGGCGGCGATGGACGCCGGAACGGCGAACCGTCGCAGCCTGTTCGACCTGTTCACCAGGCGGCTGCCCGAGGGACGGCGCTACGGCGTCGTGGCCGGGCTGGGCCGGGCACTTGAGGCCATCGACAACTTCCGCTTCGGCGAGGAAGAGCTGTGCTTCCTGCTCGAGCGGGGCGTGATCCGCGAGAACCTCGCCGCTTGGTTGGCCGACTACCGGTTCAACGGCGACATCTGGGGTTACGCCGAGGGCGAGATCTACTTCCCTGGTTCCCCGGTGCTCTCGGTCGAGGGTACGTTCGCCGAGGCCTGCATCCTCGAGACGGTGCTGCTCTCCATCTACAACCACGACTCCGCGATCGCGGCGGCAGGCTCGCGGATGACCGCCATGGCAGGAGAGCGCCGCTGCGCTGAGATGGGCTCGCGCCGCACCAGCGAATGGGCCGCCGTCGCCGCCGCCCGGGCCGCCTACATCGCGGGCTTCGCCTCCACCTCCAACCTGGAGGCCGGCCGCACCTACTCGATCCCGACGATCGGTACCGCGGCCCACTCGTTCACCCTCCTCCACGACACCGAGGAGGACGCCTTCAAGGCCCAGCTCGCCGCCCTCGGCGAGGACACCACCCTGCTTGTCGACACCTATGACGTGGAGGCCGCGATCCGTAAGGGGGTCGAGCTGACGGAGGGAAGGCTCGGCTCCATCCGGCTCGACTCCGGCGACCTCGCGATCATGGCCCGCCAGGCCCGTGACCTGCTCGACGACCTCGGCGCCACCGACACGAAGATCATGGTCACCTCCGACCTGGACGAGTGGCAGATCGCCCTTCTCCAGGGCGCCCCGGTGGACGGCTACGGCGTCGGCACCTCGCTGGTCACGGGCTCGGGTCACCCGACCTGCGGCTTCGTCTACAAGCTCGTCGCCCGCGCCGCCTCCGACGAGCCGGACGCCGAATGGATCTCTGTGGGCAAGAAGTCGAAGGGTAAGAACACACTCGGCGGTCGCAAGTTCGCCATGCGTCGCCTCGGCGAGGACGGCCGCGCCGAGTCCGAGGTGATCGGCCTCGGCGCGGCACCCGTCAACGACGGGAACGACCGCGATCTCCTGGTGCCGATCATCACCGACGGCAGGCGCGTGTACGAGGCGAGCCTCGAGGACGCGCGGACGCGGCACGCCGACTCGCTTGCCGAGCTCCCCCTGTCGGCGCGACGCATCTCGAAGGGCGACCCCGCCCTTGAGACGATCATCCTCGACGAGGGCGGCGACGTGACGACCAACCCGTACCAGGCCGCCCCGGTCGTGACCAATATCTGA
- the clpS gene encoding ATP-dependent Clp protease adapter ClpS encodes MSTAPAGGAQTIEAPVETPAAVQQWVTIVWDDPVNLMSYVTYVFQEYFRYPKAKAEELMLRVHNDGKAVVSTGGREEMERDVLAMQGYNLWSTMEQA; translated from the coding sequence ATGAGCACAGCACCGGCAGGAGGCGCCCAGACGATCGAGGCGCCAGTGGAGACCCCGGCTGCCGTTCAGCAGTGGGTCACCATCGTGTGGGACGACCCCGTCAACCTGATGAGCTACGTCACCTACGTCTTCCAGGAGTACTTCCGCTATCCCAAGGCCAAGGCGGAGGAACTGATGTTGCGGGTGCACAACGACGGCAAGGCCGTCGTGTCGACCGGCGGCCGCGAGGAGATGGAGCGCGACGTGCTTGCGATGCAGGGCTACAACCTGTGGTCGACGATGGAGCAGGCATGA
- a CDS encoding DUF2017 family protein, with translation MSLEPEDIVWAFDGRDGRDGGLRAMIGFYVNHLRTLLPADDGADDPFDQIVAELQDDPTNRMLSNPRLARLFPPAFGEEQEADEFWRDSIHNQSRERIRAADVVVADLDGYLGFVPVRLDAVDDWAKTLGALRLFWYAEVAGTERLAEPVQAIIDSNPGLVDLIEWLGYLLEDLMESRAACLGVSESLDPDQFTPVR, from the coding sequence ATGAGCCTCGAACCGGAAGACATCGTCTGGGCATTCGACGGGCGTGACGGCCGCGACGGCGGCCTGCGCGCCATGATCGGCTTCTACGTCAACCACCTGCGGACCCTGCTGCCTGCCGACGACGGCGCCGACGACCCGTTCGACCAGATCGTCGCGGAACTGCAGGACGACCCGACCAACCGGATGCTGTCAAACCCCCGGCTCGCCCGGCTCTTCCCGCCCGCCTTCGGCGAGGAGCAGGAGGCCGACGAATTCTGGCGCGACTCCATCCACAATCAGTCGCGGGAGCGGATCAGGGCAGCCGACGTCGTGGTCGCCGACCTCGACGGCTACCTGGGGTTCGTCCCCGTCCGCCTCGACGCGGTCGACGACTGGGCCAAGACGCTCGGCGCGTTGCGGCTCTTCTGGTACGCGGAGGTGGCGGGAACCGAGCGGCTGGCCGAGCCGGTACAGGCGATCATCGACTCCAACCCCGGCCTCGTCGACCTGATCGAGTGGCTCGGCTACCTGCTGGAGGACCTGATGGAGTCGCGGGCGGCCTGCCTCGGTGTCAGCGAGAGCCTCGATCCGGACCAGTTCACGCCGGTCAGGTAG